The Mastomys coucha isolate ucsf_1 unplaced genomic scaffold, UCSF_Mcou_1 pScaffold14, whole genome shotgun sequence genome window below encodes:
- the Mars2 gene encoding methionine--tRNA ligase, mitochondrial: protein MRGGGSCGRGRRSHCSPFIGFRAGSCGTIQLRTRPFTCSGTPPPVLGLAVTMLRRCALWALTRTPAGRGSRRYGSCSPNASGDAGEARAYFTTPIFYVNAAPHIGHLYSALLADALCRHRRLRVPGSASTRFSTGTDEHGLKIQQAAATAGLAPIELCDRVSAQFLKLFREAGISSTDFIRTTEARHRVAVQHFWGVLEARGLLYKGIYEGWYCASDECFLPEAKVTRQVGPSGDLCPVSLESGHPVSWTKEENYIFKLSQFREPLQRWLRNNPQAITPEPFHQAVLQWLEEELPDLSVSRRSSHLHWGIPVPGDDSQTIYVWLDALVNYLTVVGYPDADFKSWWPATSHIIGKDILKFHAIYWPALLLGAGLRPPHRICVHSHWTVSGQKMSKSLGNVVDPRTCLDRYTVDGFRYFLLRQGVPNWDCDYYDEKVVKLLDSELADALGGLLNRCTAYRINPSGTYPSFCAACFPSEPGLTGPSVRVQAEDYALVSAVATLPRLVAGYYNDFQIYKALEAVSSCVRQTNGFVQRHAPWKLTWESPEDAPWLGTVLHVALECLRVFGTLLQPVTPNLADKLLSRLGVSTTERGLGELYFLPRFYGHPCPFEGRKLGPDTGLLFPRLDQSRTRLVKAHRT from the coding sequence ATGAGGGGAGGGGGAAGTTGTGGGCGGGGCCGCAGGAGTCACTGCTCGCCGTTCATTGGCTTCCGCGCCGGAAGCTGCGGTACCATCCAGCTGCGCACGCGCCCTTTCACGTGCTCGGGAACACCGCCTCCAGTGCTGGGGCTGGCTGTCACCATGCTCCGGCGGTGTGCTCTCTGGGCGCTGACTCGCACCCCGGCCGGCCGCGGCTCTCGCCGCTACGGTTCGTGCTCACCGAACGCTAGTGGCGACGCTGGGGAAGCACGGGCCTACTTCACTACACCTATCTTCTACGTGAACGCCGCGCCGCACATCGGGCACCTGTACTCCGCGCTGTTGGCGGACGCCCTGTGCCGCCACCGTCGTCTCCGAGTTCCCGGCTCTGCGTCCACGCGGTTTTCCACCGGCACGGACGAGCACGGCCTGAAGATCCAGCAGGCGGCAGCCACCGCGGGTTTGGCCCCGATCGAGCTTTGCGATCGAGTGTCTGCCCAGTTCTTGAAGCTTTTCCGGGAGGCTGGCATCTCCTCCACCGACTTCATCCGCACCACGGAGGCTCGGCACCGTGTAGCGGTGCAGCACTTCTGGGGTGTGCTGGAGGCCCGGGGTCTGCTTTACAAAGGGATCTATGAAGGGTGGTATTGCGCCTCGGATGAGTGCTTCCTGCCCGAGGCCAAGGTCACTCGGCAGGTGGGTCCGTCCGGGGATCTGTGTCCCGTGTCTCTCGAGAGCGGACATCCTGTCTCCTGGACCAaggaagaaaattacattttcaagCTTTCTCAGTTTCGAGAACCACTTCAGCGGTGGCTTCGAAACAATCCTCAGGCTATCACACCGGAACCGTTCCACCAAGCAGTTCTTCAGTGGCTGGAAGAGGAGCTGCCTGATTTGTCCGTTTCTCGAAGGAGTAGCCATCTGCACTGGGGCATTCCAGTTCCCGGGGACGACTCGCAGACCATTTACGTGTGGCTGGATGCCCTGGTCAACTACCTCACTGTAGTCGGCTACCCAGATGCAGATTTCAAGTCTTGGTGGCCAGCCACATCGCATATCATAGGTAAGGACATTCTCAAATTTCATGCTATTTATTGGCCTGCCCTTCTCCTAGGTGCAGGATTGAGGCCACCACATCGCATCTGTGTCCACTCGCACTGGACGGTGAGCGGCCAAAAAATGTCCAAGAGCTTGGGCAACGTGGTGGATCCCAGGACTTGCCTCGATCGCTATACTGTGGATGGCTTTCGCTACTTTCTCCTTAGGCAGGGCGTTCCCAATTGGGACTGCGATTACTATGATGAAAAGGTGGTTAAATTGCTGGACTCCGAGCTGGCAGATGCCTTAGGAGGGCTTTTAAATCGGTGCACTGCCTACAGAATAAATCCTTCTGGGACCTACCCATCTTTCTGTGCTGCCTGTTTCCCTAGTGAGCCAGGGTTAACGGGGCCGTCGGTTCGTGTGCAGGCTGAAGACTATGCGCTTGTAAGTGCAGTGGCCACTTTACCCAGACTGGTAGCGGGCTATTATAACGACTTTCAGATCTATAAAGCGCTAGAGGCGGTATCCAGCTGCGTTCGGCAAACTAATGGTTTCGTCCAAAGGCACGCACCATGGAAATTGACCTGGGAGAGCCCTGAGGATGCCCCCTGGCTGGGTACTGTGCTTCACGTGGCCTTGGAGTGCTTGCGAGTGTTTGGAACTTTGCTTCAGCCTGTTACACCAAACTTAGCAGATAAGCTGCTGTCAAGACTGGGAGTCTCTACCACAGAGAGAGGCCTTGGAGAGCTCTACTTCCTACCTCGATTCTATGGACACCCATGCCCCTTTGAAGGGAGAAAGTTGGGACCTGACACTGGGCTTTTGTTTCCGAGACTGGACCAATCCAGGACTCGGCTAGTGAAAGCCCACAGGACCTAG